From a region of the Gossypium raimondii isolate GPD5lz chromosome 10, ASM2569854v1, whole genome shotgun sequence genome:
- the LOC128033955 gene encoding uncharacterized protein LOC128033955 yields the protein MDIECNVGDEDFLKVSPWKKVLRFFRKGKLSPRFIGTYHIIKRIGRVAYQLELPPESDRIHNVFHVSMLRRYQSNPSHVILVEDIKVRSDLTFEEELEHTIDLDVKVLRTKQVPLVKVLWRNHDLSKATWEPEDAMRQQYPHLYPSCNFKDEIYFKEDKVVTSYFLN from the coding sequence ATGGACATTGAGTGTAATGTGGGTGATGAAGACTTCCTTAAggtttcaccttggaagaaGGTATTGAGATTTTTCCGTAAAGGGAAGTTGAGTCCAAGATTCATTGGAACTTATCACATCATTAAGAGGATTGGACGAGTGGCTTATCAATTGGAGTTACCTCCAGAGTCAGATCGTATTCACAATGTGTTTCATGTGTCCATGTTGCGACGTTATCAATCTAACCCTTCTCATGTGATTCTAGTAGAGGATATTAAAGTTCGTTCTGATTTGACATTTGAAGAGGAACTGGAACATACCATTGATCTTGATGTTAAAGTTTTAAGAACCAAGCAAGTTCCTcttgtgaaagtgttatggAGAAATCATGATTTAAGTAAGGCAACTTGGGAACCTGAAGATGCGATGCGGCAACAATATCCTCACCTATATCCATCATGTaatttcaaggatgaaatttattttaaggaggATAAAGTTGTCACATcctattttcttaattaa